The following nucleotide sequence is from Synechococcus sp. CBW1004.
AGGAGGAGGAGCTGAGCGGCGGTGGCGGTGACAAGACGCTGCTGCGTGAGGAGGTCACCGAGGACGACATCGCCGAGGTGATCGCCAAGTGGACCGGCATTCCGGTGAGCAAGCTGGTGCAGAGCGAGATGGAGAAACTGCTGCATCTCGAGGATGAACTGCACACCCGCGTCATCGGTCAGGAGCAGGCGGTCACCGCTGTCGCCGATGCGATCCAGCGTTCGCGTGCCGGCCTGAGCGATCCCAACCGGCCGATTGCCAGCTTCCTGTTCCTCGGCCCCACCGGTGTGGGCAAAACCGAGCTGTCCAAGGCCCTGGCCTCGCAGCTGTTCGATTCGGAGGAGGCGATGGTGCGCATCGACATGTCCGAGTACATGGAGAAGCACGCCGTCAGCCGTTTGATCGGAGCCCCTCCGGGCTACGTGGGCTACGAGGAGGGCGGCCAGCTCACCGAGGCGGTGCGGCGCCGGCCCTACGCGGTGATCCTGTTCGACGAGGTGGAGAAGGCCCACCCCGATGTGTTCAATGTGATGCTGCAGATCCTCGATGATGGCCGCGTCACCGATGGCCAGGGCCGCACGGTGGATTTCACCAATACGGTGCTGATCCTAACCAGCAACATCGGCAGCAGTTCGATTCTCGATCTGGCCGGCGATCCCGCCCGTCACGGCGAGATGGAGAAGCGGGTGAACGAGGCTCTGCGGGCCCACTTCCGCCCCGAGTTCCTCAACCGCCTCGATGAATCGATCATCTTCCACAGCCTCAAGGCCGAGGAACTGCGTCAGATCGTCGAGCTGCAGGTGAAGCGACTGGCCAGGCGCCTCGAGGAGAGGAAGCTGGGTCTGCAGCTCAACGCCGCTGCCCTCGACTGGCTCGCCGGTGTGGGTTACGACCCGGTGTACGGTGCGCGCCCCCTCAAGCGCGCCATCCAGCGCGAACTGGAAACCCCGATCGCCAAGGGCATCCTGGCCGGCACCTTCCTTGCCGGCGCCACGATCGCGGTGGATGTGGAACCCGCCGGCGACGTCAGCCGCCTGCGCTTCCAGGCCAGCGACCCGGCCCGGCTGCCGGCACTCGTGTAGCGGGGGAGCCGCGGGTGGCCCCCTCGCCCATCCCGATGGCCACCAGCAGCAGCTGGTGGCAGTTGCCGCTGGTGAGCCAATCGCTGGCGGCAGTGGTCGGTGCCGGGGCGATCGTGCTGGTGGTCAAGTTGATCCAGGCAACGCTGATCCGGCGCCTGACTGACCCCGACAGCCGTTACTACGCCCGCAAACTGGTGACCCTCGGGGGATGGCTCGCCGTTGCTCTGCTGATCACGGTGGTGTTTCGGGACCGGCTCGGCGGACTGCCTGTGGCCATCGGGGTGGCGAGTGCCGGCATCGCCTTCGCGCTGCAGGAGGTGATCGGAAGCATCGCCGGCTGGATCGCCATCTCCTTCGGCAATTTCTACTCCCCCGGCGACCGCGTGCAGCTGGGAGGGATCCGCGGAGACGTGATCGACATCGGCATCCTGCGCACCACCCTGATGGAACTGGGGGAATGGGTGGCTTCGGATCTCTACACCGGGAGGGTGGTGCGCATCGCCAACAGTTTTGTGTTCAAGGAGCCGGTGTTCAACTATTCAGGTGACTTCCCGTTCCTCTGGGACGAGGTGCGGATTCCAGTGCAGCACGGCTGCGATCATCGGCTGGCGCGGCAGCTGCTCGAGGAGGTGCTGCAGGAGGTGTGCTCGGAGGATTTGATCCGCGACTCGCGCCAGGCCTGGCAACGGCTGGTGCGCCGCTACCTGCTCGAGAACGCCAGCCTTGAGCCCGCGGTGAGCCTGGTGATCACCGACAACTGGATGGAGTTCACGCTCCGCTATCTGGTCGATTACAAGCGGCGGCGCAGCACGCGCGATCGTCTCTCGATGCGGGTGCTGGATGCCTTTGCCGACAGCGGCGGAGCCGTGGCGCTGGGTTCGGCCACGTTGCAGCTGGTGGAGCCTGATCCGCTGGAGGTGCGGCTGCAGCGCGACTGAATGATCGTCTGGCGATCACCCATGGTCGCTGGGGTTCAGCCCACGAGGGCATCGATCCGCCTGGCGAGCGCCACATCCAGATCGGACAGGCCACCGGTGTCGTGGGTGGTCAGATCGATCACCACCTGGTTCCAGACGTTGCGCCACTCCGGATGGTGCCCCAGCTGTTCGGCCGCGAGGGCGACGCGGGCCATGAAGCCGAAAGCAGCGCTGAAATCGGCGAAGCGCAGTTCGCGGTGCAGCTTGCCCTCCACCAGGCTCCAGGCCGGCAGCTCGGTGGGCAGGGCCGCGATCGCGGCATCGGTCAGGGGCTGGGCGGCCATGGCGAGGGTTGAACGGTGGATGGGAGGGGAACCGTAGGGGCGGGCCGAGGGAAGCGTTGAGGAACGTGTTGCCGGCGAGGTGCACCGTGTCCCGCAGGACGCCTCCCTCATGGCGGCTCTCCTGGCCGGCCCCAGCGGCCACTGGCCCTGGCGAAGGTCGGGGCCAGGGCGAGTCGGTGTCAACCCGAGTGCGGAGTCGTCGTCCTGAGCTCTCTGATTCAGGGGCCGGCGGCTGGGGGGGATCCCGTCGGGGGTGCCGTCTTGCTCGCCGCACCCGCTGCGGGGGAAGCCGTACCGGCAGGAGCGGCTGGTGGTGCTGAGGTCGGAGCCGCTGTTCCAGGCCGCGGTGCTGTGGCTGCTCCGGTCGGGGCAGTTGATGTGCCGGTCGTTCCCGAGGCTGGCGCCGGCAGGGGCAGCGCGTTGGCGCACAGCGTTGCCACCATCTGCTCTTCACCTCCTGGCGCGGGCAGCCGCCAGCTGCCCCAGGCGCCGCGCTCGCTGCTGCCGCTGCGTTCGGCGTTCGGATTGAAACTGTTGATCTGCAGCTTGCTGCAGTTCACGCCGATCGTGTGATTGACGATCGGGGGGCTGCCCTCGCAGCTGTAGCTGGTGGTGCGGCTGCCATCGGGCTGCAGCTTCCAGCGATCCCAGCGGTAGCTGCAGGTGCCGAAGCGCCGCTGGTCGCCATCCCGCAGCCGCCGGATGCGGTCGAGGACGGCCTGCTGCGCCGATGTGGGCTTGGCGCTGCTCGGGGGCGCGTTCACGCCGGCCGGCTGTGCCGGTGCGGCCGGGGTGGGCACCGGCGTCTCGCTGCCGGCCGCCGGGGGGACCGTCGGGGTGGCGTTGCTCGGCTCGGTCTGGGCCAGGGCCGTTCCCGGAAGCAGCAGAACGGTGGCGGCGAGGACAGGCAGGAGGCGGGGCATGGTCGGGAGGCGATGGCCGCCGCCGGATGACCCCGGGGCGGAGCGGACAGGCTCCTCCCATCCTGGATCCGTGCACCGGGCCTGCGGCGTCACTCGCCGATCAGATGCAGGCTGATATGGCGCTGCATCGGCGCGGCGCGGTGCTCCCAGAGATAGATCGCCTGCCAGGTGCCCAGCAGCAGCCTGCCCCCCTGAAACGACTGGCTGAGGCTGGTGCAGGTCAGGGCCGTGCGGATGTGGGCCGGCATGTCGTCGGCTCCTTCGTCGTCGTGGATGTACGTGCGCAGCTCCCCGTGGCCGCTCACGGGCCGGATCCCCTCCTGGGGCACCAGTGCCCGCAGGTAGGCGGTCAGGTCGGCCAGCACCCGCGGGTCGGCGTTCTCGTTCACGGTCAGCGAGGCACTGCTGTGCAGGCAGCTGATCACGGCGATCCCCGTGTCCAGCCCGCTGGAGCGGATCTCGGCGTTGAGCGCCGCTGTGATGTCGGTGAAACCCTCGCCGCGGGTGTTCAGCGAAAGTCGGCACAGGTTCTGCCGGAGCATGCCAGGGGAAGGCGGGTTCCCCTAGCTTCCACTGAGTTCGGTCCACGTCACCATGGGCGGCCCATCGGCTCAGCGTCTGCGTCTGTCGCTCGGCGGCGTGATCGTCGCCCTGCTGGCCACGGGAAGCCTCGTTGAACCCGCTCTGGCGCAGCGGGTGGTGCCCAAGATCGGTTCGATCTGCCCGATGGGGTATGTCGACACCCTCGACGGCAAGTGTTCGACCCTGGGCCTGATGAGCTATACCGTGCAGCCCACCAACGGCCAGCCCTGCCCCGAGGGCTGGATGAATGTGGGCGGCGGCTACTGCCGCAGGAAATGAACGCCAGCGCGACTGCGGAGCTGACGCTCCTTTATGACGGCGCCTGCCCGCTCTGTCTTCGCGAGGTGACGTTTCTGCGTCGCCGGGACGAACGCCTGCGTCCCGGTGCGCCGCAGCTCGCCTTCGTCGACATCGACGATCCCGCCTACGACCCGGCCTCCCATGCCGGCATCGACTACCGCGCAGCGATGGGCCGCATCCATGCGGTCGCCGCCGACGGCTCGGTGCTTCGGGACGTGGACGTCTTCCGCCGCGCCTATCAGCTGGTGGGCCTGGGCTGGCTCTATGCCCCCACCCGCTGGCCGTTGCTGGGCCCGCTGGTGGATCACCTCTATGGCCTCTGGGCCGGCGCTCGGCTGCGTCTGACCCGCCGCCCCGACCTCGATGCGCTCTGCGCCCTGCGAGAGCAGCGCTGCGCCACCGGCAGCTGCGGCTGGCGATGACGGAGGCGGCGACGGCGGTCTCCTGGGCGAGCTCCGCTCCCGATCTGATCGTGGTCGGCAGCGGCCTCGGCGGCCTCTGCGCTGCCGCCATCGCCGCCCGCCAGGGCCTGGAGGTGCTGGTGCTGGAGGCCCATAGCGCCCCCGGTGGCGCCGCCCATGGCTTCCGCCGCCGCGGCTTCCACCTGGAATCGGGCCCGTCGCTGTGGAGCGGCCTGGGGCGCTGGCCCAGCCCCAATCCCCTCGCCCAGGTGCTGCGGGCGGTGGGGGAGAGCGTGCCGGTGGTGCAGTACCGGGAGTGGGGTCTGCTGCTGCCGGAGGGATCGCTGCGGGTGGGGGTCGGCGCCGATCCCTTCCGCGAGCTGGTGCGCCAGCTGCGAGGCCCGGCCGTGGCTGAGGAGTGGGAGCGCTTCCTGGCGCTGCTGGAGCCCAGCTGCCGCGCCGCCCGCTCCCTGCCGCTGCTCGCCCTGCGGCCGGGTCTGGGCATGGCCGCCACGCTTGGCTCCCAGGGGCTGTCGCTGCTGGGACAGGCCGGATCCCTGGCACGCCTGGGTGGCGGCTTCGGGGCGCTGGCCCGCCGCCACCTGCGTGATCCCTTTCTGCTGCACTGGGTGGAGCTGCTCTGCTTCCTGATCTCCGGACTGGGGATGGATCAGACCAGCACCGCCGCGATGGCCAGCCTGTTCGGGGAGTGGTTCGAGCCCGACGCCTGCCTCGATTACCCGGTCGGGGGCAGCCCGGCAGTGGTGGCGGCGCTGGTGCGTGGGCTGGAGAACCATGGCGGCGCCCTGCGCCTGCAGGCACCGGTGGCGCAGGTGCTCATCAAGGGCGGGCGCGCCACCGGTGTGCGGCTCCAGTCCGGCGAGGAGCTGGCCGCCCGTCAGGGTGTGATCGTCAACGCCGGGCCCTGGGCCCTGCCCGACCTGCTGCCCGCCGCCGCGGTGCCGGAGCGCTGGCGCCGCCGCCAGGCCGCCACCCCTGCCTGCTCAAGCTTTCTCCACTGGCACCTGGCGCTGCGCGGCTCCAGCGAGGAGTCGGCCCTGGCCTCCCTGCCCCTGCATCACGTCTGGGTGGGCGACTGGCAGCGCGGCATCGGCGCCGAGCGCAACATGGCGGTGCTGTCGATGCCCTCGCTGCTCGATCGCTCGCTGGCTCCGGCGGGGCACCAGGTGCTGCACGGCTACACCCCCGCCAATGAGCCCTGGGCCCTGTGGCAGGACCTCGAGCGCGGCACACCGGCCTATGAGCGCCTCAAGGCGGAGCGCTGCGGTCTGTTCCACGCGATCTTCGATCCCCTTCTGCCCGACTGGCGCGAGCGGCTGGTGTTCGAGCTGCAGGGCACACCGCTCACCCATCGCCACTACCTGCGCGCCCATCAGGGCAGCTATGGACCGGCCTGGCCGGCCGATCGCGGCCCCTTCCCCGGCGGCACCACCCCGATCGACAACCTCGTGCTGTGCGGCAGCGGTGTCTTCCCGGGCATCGGCGTGCCACCGGTGGCGGCCAGCGGCGCCATGGCAGCCCATCGCTTCGTGCCGGCCGCCCGTCAGCGCAGTCTGCTGGAGGAGCTCGGACTGGTGGGCTGACGTCGCCTGGGGGCCTCTCCGGGCCTGGATGCCGGTGCGGTGCCGCCCCAGGCTTCAGAAGCGACGTCGCAGCTGGTCGGCCGCCACCTGCATCTCCCCCAGGAACAGCAGCACGGCCACCATCAGGAACAGCATCGCCGCCACGAACAGCGGCACGACGATCAGGGCCAGATCGAGGCGGGCCACGGCGCTGAGAAACACCATCGACACCACGATCGCCACCAGCAGCACGGTGACGGTGCAGCACTGGATCGCGGCCATCACCAGTTCCATGCGCCGCTTCTGGATCTGGAGCTCCCGGCAGACCTGCCGGCCCGTGGCGATGGGCGCATCGCGCCGTTGATCCTGCAGCACGCGGGCCCGCTCGATGATGCGTGCCAGGCGATTGGTGAACACCCCGAGCAGCCCGCTCACTCCGGCCAGCAGGAAGACCGGGGCCAGGGACAGCTGGATCGCCCTGGCGAGCCCTTCCACCGGTGCCGTGGCCAGGAGCGTCGCGCTTGGCGGGAACGGGGCGACCAGGGGCATGACGTCGGGGGAACGCGGCCCACCCAGGCTCCCGCTGCGTCGTGCGGCCGGCAACCGCCAGAGTGACGGCGCAACCCGGGTCGCCCCTCCCATGACCACCATGCACTGCCGCTACGAGGGCGGCCTGCGCTGCGTGTCGGTGCATGAAAGCTCCGATGCCGTGCTGCACACCGATGCCCCCCTCGACAATCAGGGCCGCGGAGAGTCGTTCTCCCCCACCGATCTGGTGGCCACCGCCCTGGCGACCTGCATTCTCACGATCATGGGGATCGTCGCCGAGCGACACGGCATCGCTCTAGAGCCCTGCACCGCCACGGTGCACAAGACGATGACCACCACCGGCGTGCGCCGCATCGCCCTGCTGGAGGTCTGGATCACCCTGCCCTCAGGCCTGGGTGAGGAACAGCGGCGCCTGCTGCAGCGGGCCGCCGAGGGGTGCCCCGTCAAGCGCAGCCTCGAGGGATGCATCGCCATGGAGCTGCACTGGCACTGAGGCGGTCCAGCCCGGCCGGCGGGAGGTGGCTGCTCAGGGATGGCCGCGGCCTGACGGCAGCACCGGTGGCTGGCGGCGCTGTCCTTCCAGCCCGCGCAGGTAGGCGGCGCAGTTCCGCCGGAACAGCTCGATCACCACCGGCGGCGTCTGCAGCTCCATCCAGAAGGCCTCCGCCTCCAGCCGCTGCTCGGCGCTGCTGTACTCAGAACTGATGAGCTTGGCGTAGTGGGGGGCCATCGTCTGCAGTTCGCGGAAGGTGCGTGGCATCTGCTCATCGGCGATCGCCGTGGTCCCGGTGCATGACTGCATGATGTGCGTGGCCTCATGGGCCATCACCTCCCAGACGGCGTCCACATCGCCCATGTCGACGTTCCGCTTGCAGATCACCAACCGGTCGATGCTGCGCCCGTCGTTCTCGTAGTAGCCGGCGTGGTTGGGCGGGCAGTCGCCGGAGACGATCGTCTCGGTGCCGCTGGCATTGATAAGGTTCTCCAGCAGCCGGATGTCCTCGAGGCTGGCGGCGCGTGCCGGCAGACCCGGCAGGGCGCCGAGCAGCAGTCCGCCGGCGAGCAGGGCCGCCAGCGCTGGGGAGGGAGGCAGAGACATCCGCGGAGACGGCGTTCATCTCCAGACTGGCCAGAGATCGGCGAGACGGCCACGAAGCAGGGAGCGTCCTCGGCGCGGGCCGTGGCGCGGCTGCGGGAACCCGGTTTCAGGTCTCCAGCGGCACGCCCGCAGGGCCGCTCCACCGCTGGCTGGCTGTCGGGGCCCTCTTGATCAGGCTCCCCTCGGCGGCCTGCAGGGTCCACTGCAGATCTGCGGACACTCAGTCCTGGTCGTCGTCCTCCTCCGGCGGGAGGTCACGGTGGATCCCCACGATCGAGGGGGCGAAGAGGAACACCGTGTCGCCCAGCCGCTCGGACTGGCCATCCATCGCATAGACGCCGCCGGAGACGAAGTCGATCGTGCGCTGGGCCTCTTCGGCGGCCATGGCGCCCAGGTGCAGCACCACCGTCTTCTGCTGCTGCACCGCCACCACGACCTGCATGGCGTCCTCGAAGCGGGTGGGGGTGATCACCGTCACCTCGGGTTGCCAGGAGCCGAAGGGGGTGTCCATGGAAGTCGCCGCTGCGGGCTGGGGGCGTCGCGGATCGCCCCCAGATTGACGCAGGGATCGGGGCGGAGCCAGCCGGCGTCGCCAGTGGATCAGGCGGTGAGGCGATTCAGGCGGAGGTGGCGATCGCGTCGATCTCCACCCGCGCGCCCTTGGGCAGCGCCGCCACCTGCACGCAGGCCCGCGCCGGTGCCACCCCGCCGCTGAACACCTCGGCATAGAGGGCATTCACCCGGGCGAAGTCGGCGAGATCGGTGAGAAACACAGTCGTGCGGACCACCCGTTCCGGGCTGCTGCCGCCGGCGGCCAGCACGGCCTTCAGGTTGGCGAGCACCTGACGGGTCTCGGCTTCGACATCACCGCCGCCGACGAGCTCACCGCTGGCTGGATCGAGGGCGATCTGTCCGGAGCAGAAGAGCAGATCCCCCACCCGAACAGCCTGGTTGTAGGGACCCACCGGTGCCGGTGCCTGAGCCGTCTCGACCGCGGTGGGGACGGAGGCCGAAAGGTCGCTCATGCCACTGGAACTGCTCGGGAGAGCGTAGGGGGCGGCTGTCAGCCGATCGCCGCGACGGCTGTGGTGCGCGGCCCCGGGACCCCGCCGCCGGGCCGGGGCGTTGCCGCCCATCTCTCTCTCTCTGGGGCGGAACCTGGCTGGAGGGCCTGTGTTGTCGTCACTCCGGCGGTGTCATGGGAACCGGGGAAGGTCGCTCGAGCCCCAGCGGAGCCCATGGCCCGCAACACTGAGGCCAATGTGGAGGTCGTCACGCCGTCCGGCTTCGACCTGTTCCGTCGCTCCCGCCTGCCCTTGTCCTTCCATCACCCGTCGTCCATCGCCTCCGACGTTCTCTCCGGCGTCGGAACCGCTTCGGCCGGGGCGGTTCGGCAGGAGCCCCATGGTGTTGGAGAGGCGCCGTCGGTGCGGCTGGAGGGCATCTGGCAGCGCTACCGCACCGGAGCCGAAGGGGCGGCCCCGTCGACGTCGTCGCAGGGGGAGGACCAGGATCCCGCCGGCCTGGGTGAAGCCGCCCCGGCCGATGGCTGGACCCTGCGCGGCATCGATCTGACCCTGGGCCGCGGCGAACTGGTGGGCCTGCTGGGGCCCTCCGGATGCGGCAAGACCACGCTCCTGCGCCTGATCGCCGGTTTCGAACGGCCGCAGCGGGGCACGCTCGAACTGGATGGCCGCCTGGTGGCGGGTGAGGGCCGCTGGCTGGAGCCCGAGCGCCGCGGGGTGGGGATGGTGTTCCAGGACTACGCCCTCTTCCCCCACCTCGACGCCTGGCGGAATGCCTGCTTCGGCCTCAGGCACCGCCAGGACCGCTCCCGCGTCCAGAGGCTGCTGGAGCTTCTGGGCCTGGAGGGACTGGAGCGGCGTTACCCGCACGAACTCTCCGGCGGCCAGCGGCAGCGCCTGGCCCTGGCCCGTGCCCTGGCACCCGGCAATGGTGTGGTGCTGCTCGATGAACCCTTCTCCAACCTCGATGTGGAGGTGCGCCTGCGGCTGCGCAGCGAGCTGCCGGCCGTGCTGGCCGAATGCGGCGCCAGCGCCCTGCTGGTCACCCACGATCCCGAGGAGGCCCTGGCCGTGTGTGACCGCGTGGCGGTCCTGCATCAGGGCCGCCTGCATCAGTGCGCCAGCCCGATGGAGCTGGTCAGCCGTCCGGCCACGGCCTTCGTGGGTCGCTTCGTGCTCCAGGGCAACCTGCTGCCCGCCGAGCGCCGCGGCAGCCTGCTCCACACGCCACTCGGCGCCTTCGCGGTTCCGCAGCTGCCATCGGCGCACACGGATCTGCAGCTGCTGCTCACCCCGGAGGCGCTCACCCTGGAGCCGCTGGCGGCCGCGGAGCTGGCCGGCCCCACGCCGGAGCGGCCTGTGGCCCGGGTGCTGGGGCGGGAGTTCCTCGGCCGGG
It contains:
- a CDS encoding 4a-hydroxytetrahydrobiopterin dehydratase, translating into MAAQPLTDAAIAALPTELPAWSLVEGKLHRELRFADFSAAFGFMARVALAAEQLGHHPEWRNVWNQVVIDLTTHDTGGLSDLDVALARRIDALVG
- a CDS encoding thiol-disulfide oxidoreductase DCC family protein — protein: MNASATAELTLLYDGACPLCLREVTFLRRRDERLRPGAPQLAFVDIDDPAYDPASHAGIDYRAAMGRIHAVAADGSVLRDVDVFRRAYQLVGLGWLYAPTRWPLLGPLVDHLYGLWAGARLRLTRRPDLDALCALREQRCATGSCGWR
- a CDS encoding NAD(P)/FAD-dependent oxidoreductase, which encodes MTEAATAVSWASSAPDLIVVGSGLGGLCAAAIAARQGLEVLVLEAHSAPGGAAHGFRRRGFHLESGPSLWSGLGRWPSPNPLAQVLRAVGESVPVVQYREWGLLLPEGSLRVGVGADPFRELVRQLRGPAVAEEWERFLALLEPSCRAARSLPLLALRPGLGMAATLGSQGLSLLGQAGSLARLGGGFGALARRHLRDPFLLHWVELLCFLISGLGMDQTSTAAMASLFGEWFEPDACLDYPVGGSPAVVAALVRGLENHGGALRLQAPVAQVLIKGGRATGVRLQSGEELAARQGVIVNAGPWALPDLLPAAAVPERWRRRQAATPACSSFLHWHLALRGSSEESALASLPLHHVWVGDWQRGIGAERNMAVLSMPSLLDRSLAPAGHQVLHGYTPANEPWALWQDLERGTPAYERLKAERCGLFHAIFDPLLPDWRERLVFELQGTPLTHRHYLRAHQGSYGPAWPADRGPFPGGTTPIDNLVLCGSGVFPGIGVPPVAASGAMAAHRFVPAARQRSLLEELGLVG
- a CDS encoding DUF2721 domain-containing protein; the encoded protein is MPLVAPFPPSATLLATAPVEGLARAIQLSLAPVFLLAGVSGLLGVFTNRLARIIERARVLQDQRRDAPIATGRQVCRELQIQKRRMELVMAAIQCCTVTVLLVAIVVSMVFLSAVARLDLALIVVPLFVAAMLFLMVAVLLFLGEMQVAADQLRRRF
- a CDS encoding RidA family protein produces the protein MSDLSASVPTAVETAQAPAPVGPYNQAVRVGDLLFCSGQIALDPASGELVGGGDVEAETRQVLANLKAVLAAGGSSPERVVRTTVFLTDLADFARVNALYAEVFSGGVAPARACVQVAALPKGARVEIDAIATSA
- a CDS encoding OsmC family protein translates to MTTMHCRYEGGLRCVSVHESSDAVLHTDAPLDNQGRGESFSPTDLVATALATCILTIMGIVAERHGIALEPCTATVHKTMTTTGVRRIALLEVWITLPSGLGEEQRRLLQRAAEGCPVKRSLEGCIAMELHWH
- a CDS encoding secondary thiamine-phosphate synthase enzyme YjbQ, which gives rise to MLRQNLCRLSLNTRGEGFTDITAALNAEIRSSGLDTGIAVISCLHSSASLTVNENADPRVLADLTAYLRALVPQEGIRPVSGHGELRTYIHDDEGADDMPAHIRTALTCTSLSQSFQGGRLLLGTWQAIYLWEHRAAPMQRHISLHLIGE
- the sepF gene encoding cell division protein SepF; the protein is MDTPFGSWQPEVTVITPTRFEDAMQVVVAVQQQKTVVLHLGAMAAEEAQRTIDFVSGGVYAMDGQSERLGDTVFLFAPSIVGIHRDLPPEEDDDQD
- a CDS encoding ABC transporter ATP-binding protein, which codes for MARNTEANVEVVTPSGFDLFRRSRLPLSFHHPSSIASDVLSGVGTASAGAVRQEPHGVGEAPSVRLEGIWQRYRTGAEGAAPSTSSQGEDQDPAGLGEAAPADGWTLRGIDLTLGRGELVGLLGPSGCGKTTLLRLIAGFERPQRGTLELDGRLVAGEGRWLEPERRGVGMVFQDYALFPHLDAWRNACFGLRHRQDRSRVQRLLELLGLEGLERRYPHELSGGQRQRLALARALAPGNGVVLLDEPFSNLDVEVRLRLRSELPAVLAECGASALLVTHDPEEALAVCDRVAVLHQGRLHQCASPMELVSRPATAFVGRFVLQGNLLPAERRGSLLHTPLGAFAVPQLPSAHTDLQLLLTPEALTLEPLAAAELAGPTPERPVARVLGREFLGREWLVSVDLQGRSLRVRLPLERRLERGQPCALRVREGAEALLYPGALPVRPVVAP
- a CDS encoding mechanosensitive ion channel family protein, with amino-acid sequence MATSSSWWQLPLVSQSLAAVVGAGAIVLVVKLIQATLIRRLTDPDSRYYARKLVTLGGWLAVALLITVVFRDRLGGLPVAIGVASAGIAFALQEVIGSIAGWIAISFGNFYSPGDRVQLGGIRGDVIDIGILRTTLMELGEWVASDLYTGRVVRIANSFVFKEPVFNYSGDFPFLWDEVRIPVQHGCDHRLARQLLEEVLQEVCSEDLIRDSRQAWQRLVRRYLLENASLEPAVSLVITDNWMEFTLRYLVDYKRRRSTRDRLSMRVLDAFADSGGAVALGSATLQLVEPDPLEVRLQRD